One genomic window of Candidatus Nitrospira inopinata includes the following:
- a CDS encoding response regulator — MRLIVGLLLIIGLTTVGFALLWLQQQEELGRETAMARAEAAAQAIVAIVVAVDDIDLVREHLVLPSNDPNLREVAIVDREGLIVASSSPARVGTVLSRSEMGGPIGADTVFEHRADSGEPLLILVKPVYQKGRPLLAVRVVYSLQTVSDAQVAMMWRLLPILLAVVALAMALGRVLLGGIVARWRAIALSIEGLRIGTTEKGQKEGEQLAAIPDHHIYDLDRLEVVVGDIVRDVRERTQTLHLMMAGLEHQVQMRTAELEEQEIRLRSIIETAVEGIVVINEQGVIEMVNPAIEALFGYRPDELIGQNVNILMPAPYDREHDGYLKAYLTTGVKKIIGIGREVVGRRKDGAVFPIDLSVGEMTINGTRKFTGIIRDISARKAAETLLRDNESRLRLTLEVSTDGLYDWNLRTLQAHYSPSWIKLLGLEGHDIPLNNVYDWKNRVHPDDRPWVERALDDHLEGKATQYIVEHRVRHRSGEWKWFAMRGKVVQRDEQGRPLRMMGTLTDITERKRAETELARAAQELEQKNKELAEARDRALDAARAKAEFLATMSHEIRTPMNGVIGMTSLLLDTPLSAEQREYTDTIRRCGEHLLEIINDVLDFSKADAGKMELEQLDFDLRTTVEETVALVAERAYAKGLEVGCLIQASVPTRLRGDPGRLRQILLNLLGNAIKFTEQGEVLVTIKSEQEEPAAEDGSVVARFEVTDTGIGLTPEQQKKLFQPFTQADGSTTRQYGGTGLGLAICKKLAELMGGRIGVVSTMSMGSTFWFTARFEVLTQGVLPLLTSSACPLRDQRVLIVDDHAVNRRILEELLGASGSQCESVDDPCKAIACLRQAAERGQPFDLAILDMQMPGMDGMQLARSIKADERINAVRLVLLTSLGRRGDAKRAQEAGFSAYLTKPIRHAQLLDCLNLVLASAGSGKAGLEGEPAGIITTHVISEVRAAMRGHILLVEDNPVNQKVAVKMLEKLGCRVDVAGNGKEAVEAMERIRYTLVFMDCQMPEMDGFEATRVIRAREGADRHTPIIAMTANAMAEDREQCLKAGMDDFVSKPVTAQVLTAILDRWLPNETAMRMAA, encoded by the coding sequence TGATCTTGTCAGGGAACACCTCGTCCTGCCTTCTAACGATCCGAACCTGCGCGAGGTCGCGATTGTCGATCGAGAGGGCCTGATTGTCGCCTCGTCATCACCGGCACGGGTGGGAACCGTTCTTTCCCGTAGTGAGATGGGGGGACCGATCGGGGCCGACACTGTCTTTGAACATCGGGCGGATTCTGGCGAGCCGCTGCTGATTCTTGTCAAGCCGGTCTATCAGAAAGGCCGCCCCCTCCTGGCCGTGAGGGTCGTCTATTCTCTTCAGACAGTGAGCGATGCGCAGGTCGCCATGATGTGGCGGCTGCTGCCGATCCTGCTGGCGGTAGTGGCTTTGGCCATGGCGCTGGGGAGGGTGCTCTTGGGGGGGATTGTGGCCCGTTGGCGAGCGATCGCGCTGTCGATCGAAGGGTTGCGAATTGGGACTACAGAGAAGGGGCAAAAGGAGGGGGAACAACTGGCGGCGATTCCTGACCATCACATCTATGATTTGGATCGGCTGGAGGTCGTCGTCGGCGACATCGTTCGCGATGTGCGGGAGCGGACGCAAACATTGCACCTCATGATGGCGGGATTGGAGCATCAGGTGCAAATGCGGACCGCCGAATTGGAAGAGCAGGAGATCCGCTTGCGGTCCATCATCGAAACGGCCGTCGAAGGCATTGTGGTGATTAATGAGCAGGGCGTGATCGAGATGGTCAATCCGGCGATCGAGGCCCTGTTCGGCTACCGGCCGGACGAATTGATCGGCCAAAACGTGAACATCCTGATGCCCGCCCCCTATGATCGGGAGCACGATGGGTATCTCAAAGCATATCTCACCACCGGCGTCAAAAAGATCATTGGTATTGGTCGAGAGGTCGTGGGGCGGCGCAAGGACGGCGCCGTTTTCCCCATTGATCTATCCGTCGGTGAGATGACGATCAACGGGACGCGCAAGTTTACGGGCATCATTCGGGACATCTCGGCTCGGAAAGCCGCCGAGACTCTGTTGCGAGACAATGAATCCCGTCTCCGACTCACGCTGGAGGTCTCGACGGACGGCCTGTACGACTGGAACCTTCGGACGCTCCAAGCCCACTATAGTCCCAGTTGGATCAAGCTGTTGGGGTTGGAGGGCCATGACATCCCCCTCAACAATGTCTATGACTGGAAAAATCGCGTGCATCCGGATGACCGTCCCTGGGTCGAACGGGCGCTCGATGATCACTTGGAGGGCAAAGCAACCCAGTACATCGTCGAGCATCGGGTCCGGCACCGATCGGGGGAGTGGAAATGGTTCGCGATGCGCGGCAAGGTGGTGCAGCGAGATGAGCAGGGCCGGCCCCTCCGGATGATGGGCACGCTGACCGATATTACCGAACGCAAACGGGCCGAAACCGAGTTGGCTCGAGCGGCACAGGAACTCGAGCAAAAAAACAAGGAACTGGCTGAGGCGCGGGACCGGGCGCTGGATGCGGCGAGGGCGAAGGCCGAATTTTTGGCGACCATGAGCCATGAGATCCGCACGCCGATGAACGGCGTGATCGGCATGACCAGTCTGCTGCTGGATACGCCACTGTCAGCCGAGCAACGGGAATACACCGACACCATCCGCCGCTGCGGAGAACACCTCTTGGAGATCATCAATGATGTCCTCGATTTTTCCAAGGCGGACGCGGGGAAAATGGAGTTGGAACAGCTTGACTTCGATCTCCGCACGACCGTCGAGGAGACCGTGGCGTTGGTGGCCGAACGGGCCTATGCCAAGGGGCTGGAGGTGGGGTGTTTGATTCAAGCGTCCGTACCGACGAGGTTGCGCGGTGATCCCGGCCGCCTTCGTCAGATCTTGCTCAATCTGCTTGGGAACGCGATCAAGTTCACGGAGCAGGGAGAAGTCCTCGTCACGATCAAATCGGAACAGGAGGAACCGGCCGCGGAAGATGGCAGCGTGGTGGCGCGGTTCGAGGTCACGGATACCGGCATCGGGCTCACCCCTGAACAGCAGAAAAAACTCTTTCAACCCTTTACGCAGGCCGACGGCTCGACCACACGCCAGTATGGCGGAACGGGGCTGGGGCTGGCGATTTGCAAGAAACTCGCGGAACTGATGGGAGGGCGGATTGGTGTCGTCAGCACGATGAGCATGGGCAGCACCTTTTGGTTTACCGCGCGGTTTGAGGTCCTGACTCAAGGCGTCCTCCCGTTGTTGACGTCGAGCGCTTGTCCATTACGCGACCAGCGGGTGTTGATCGTGGACGACCATGCGGTGAATCGAAGAATTCTGGAGGAGCTACTGGGCGCCTCTGGTTCTCAGTGTGAGAGTGTGGACGATCCATGCAAGGCGATCGCTTGTCTGCGACAAGCGGCCGAGCGGGGCCAGCCGTTCGACCTCGCCATTCTCGACATGCAAATGCCGGGTATGGACGGCATGCAACTGGCGCGATCGATCAAGGCCGATGAGCGGATCAACGCCGTCCGCCTGGTCTTGCTTACCTCCCTGGGGCGACGCGGAGACGCCAAGCGAGCCCAGGAGGCGGGGTTCTCCGCCTATCTCACCAAACCGATCCGCCATGCTCAGCTCCTCGATTGTTTAAATCTAGTCCTGGCTAGCGCTGGGTCGGGCAAGGCCGGTTTGGAAGGGGAGCCGGCCGGTATCATTACCACCCATGTTATCTCGGAAGTTCGCGCTGCGATGAGGGGCCATATCCTGTTGGTGGAGGACAACCCTGTCAATCAAAAGGTGGCGGTCAAGATGCTCGAGAAGTTAGGCTGTCGCGTGGATGTGGCGGGCAACGGCAAGGAAGCGGTCGAGGCCATGGAGCGAATTCGGTACACTCTGGTATTCATGGATTGCCAGATGCCGGAGATGGACGGTTTTGAAGCGACCAGAGTGATCCGTGCTCGGGAGGGAGCCGACCGGCATACCCCGATTATCGCCATGACCGCCAATGCCATGGCTGAGGATCGCGAGCAGTGTTTGAAAGCCGGCATGGATGATTTCGTGAGCAAACCCGTTACAGCTCAGGTGTTGACGGCCATCCTGGATCGCTGGTTGCCAAACGAGACAGCGATGCGGATGGCAGCCTAG